One window of Nymphaea colorata isolate Beijing-Zhang1983 chromosome 1, ASM883128v2, whole genome shotgun sequence genomic DNA carries:
- the LOC116246429 gene encoding chaperone protein dnaJ 20, chloroplastic, translated as MSVGLVLPGSGQRCCGPVGLRAQERQPWERKPSGAASMRMVGLGQGKQRGSLLCARAAASSSNCSEQSMSFYQLLGIPESGSLLEIKQAYKQMARKYHPDVSPPDLAEEHTKRFIRVQEAYETLSDPMRRAMYDRDLARGLQFAFSARRRPDLDMEERDGWKSRWKSQVADLKRRSVEKNSDGNLSWGARMRRRQREAYAE; from the exons atgagTGTGGGATTGGTGTTGCCGGGAAGTGGGCAGCGGTGCTGCGGGCCGGTGGGGCTTCGGGCGCAGGAGCGGCAGCCGTGGGAGAGGAAGCCGTCGGGGGCCGCTTCGATGAGGATGGTGGGGTTGGGGCAGGGGAAGCAGCGAGGGTCGCTGCTGTGTGCGAGGGCGGCGGCTTCGTCGTCGAACTGCTCCGAGCAGTCGATGAGCTTCTACCAGCTGCTGGGGATACCGGAGAGCGGGAGCCTGCTGGAGATCAAGCAGGCGTACAAACAGATGGCCCGGAAGTATCATCCGGACGTGTCGCCGCCGGACCTGGCGGAGGAGCACACCAAGAGGTTCATTCGGGTGCAGGAGGCCTACGAGACGCTGTCGGACCCCATGAGGAGGGCCATGTACGATCGGGACCTTGCTAGAGGGTTGCAGTTCGCTTTCTCCGCGCGCAGGAGGCCTGATCTG GACATGGAGGAGAGGGACGGGTGGAAGAGTCGTTGGAAATCCCAAGTTGCAGACTTGAAGAGGAGGAGTGTGGAGAAGAACTCTGATGGCAACTTGTCGTGGGGAGCAAGGATGCGCAGGCGGCAAAGAGAAGCATATGCAGAATAA